In the genome of Mixta calida, the window TTATGCGCGCCGAGCGTAACGGAGATGATGAATATCACCAGAACCAGTAAAAAGAGCAGTAAATATTTCACGTTTCGTCCTGTAATTCGGTGTAAGCCAAAGGATTATGCCAAAAATGTTATAAGGATGCTTGATCAGAAACCGGCTAAAGATAACATCCCGGTCATTATTTTGTTGTCATGTACAGGTTATGGGGCCGGAAAAGCGCTTTGCAATCAGGATTTTTTCTCTTCTTCACGCTGCGCGATCTCCTGATGTTCGTCCGGCGGGATGGTTAACGGCCCGCACAGCCGCTGCGCCAGCCAGGTCGCCAGCGTCACCAACAGCCAGCTGATCCAGGTAGCGACCAGCAGATCGCGCGGCCAGTGCATTCCCAGCAGCACCCGGCTGCCCATTACCGCGGCTGCCCAGATCATCAGCAGCGCGACGGTTTTGCGGTGGCGACGCGGCCACAGCAGTCCGACTCCCAGCAGCGCCCAACTGGCGGCAAACATGGTATGCCCGGACGGAAAAGCGAAGCCCGTTTCAAATGCCCAGTGGCGCTTCAGCCACAGCGGAATATGATTATCATCGGCCACCAGCCGCTCTACCATCTGGCCGCGCGCCTGCCGATCGAGCTGATAAAAGCGATCGCCCGGCACGCCGTGCGTCTTCTCAAGCCAGAGCACATAGGGCCGCGGCTCCTGCACCAGCGTTTTGATCCAGGATTTGGTGTACTGCCCCGCCACGATCGCCGTAATCATGATCGCCAGCAGAAACAGCGCAGGCTTTAACCGAAAGCGCAAACACCAGAGAAACCATGCGCAGAGAATCGCACTGGTCAGTATACCCCAGGGCCGCGTCACGGTTTCCGTCATCCAGAACAGGAAGCGTAGCCCCGGTCCACTGGCGCCAGGCTGCCACTGCCAGCCGGAAAGCCATATCAACAACGGCATCACCGACAGTAACAGAGCGCCCAGGGCGGTGCGTTTTGCTATCTCCAGCATGCTGCTTCCTTATCATTAACCTGAAAACGAATAGAGAGATTTAATAATAGTTTATAAATGAATAACATAACCATAATAACGTGGATAATCGTGCGTTATCGCATCAATCGTTGTGACGGATTACCTGTAGCACGGCGGGTTATGGCAAAATAGCACGCATTGATTTCGGTCAAGCTGACCACGACGCGCTACTTTGATGATAGCGCAACCTATGACGGTTCTGGAGAGTCACATGCAGCTTAAACGGGTGGCAGAAGCTAAACTGCCCACGCCCTGGGGCGATTTCCTCATGGTGGGATTCGAAGAATTGGCTACCGGCCACGATCATGTCGCGCTGGTATTTGGCGATATTAGCGGCAGCGAAGCGGTGCTGGCGCGCGTACATTCCGAATGTCTGACCGGCGACGCGCTGTTCAGCCTGCGCTGCGACTGCGGCTTCCAGCTGGAAGCGGCGCTGAACGCCATTGCGGAACAGGGGCGCGGCGTTCTGCTCTATCATCGTCAGGAAGGCCGCAATATCGGCCTGCTGAATAAAATTCGCGCCTATGCGCTGCAGGATAAAGGCTACGATACGGTCGAAGCTAACCACCATCTCGGCTTCGCCGCAGATGAGCGCGATTTCACGCTGTGCGCCGATATGTTCAAGCTGCTGGGCGTAGATGAAGTCCGTCTGTTGACGAATAACCCGCGTAAAGTGGAGATCCTCAGCGAAGCGGGCATCAATATCGTTGAGCGCGTGCCGCTGATTGTCGGGCGCAACCCTGAAAACGCGCACTATCTCGATACCAAAGCGGAAAAGATGGGACATCTGCTGCCGAAATCGTGATAAAGAAAAGCCGGGCTAAGCCCGGCTTTTTTATCAGTTCAGCATATTGCGAATCACATAGTGCAGGATGCCGTCATGCTGATAGTAGGTCAGCTCATTGCCGGTATCGATGCGGCAGCGCGTTTCCAGCACCTCCTGACGGCCGTCCGGGCGCGTCAGCGTCACCTTCACCGTGCCGCCCGGCGTCAGGTCAGCCAGATTTTCAACATCAATCAGCTCGTCGCCCGTCAGTTGCAGAGTCTTACGCGTGACGCCCTGCGGGAACTCCAGCGGCAGGATGCCCATTCCGATCAGGTTGGAACGGTGAATACGCTCAAAAGATTCGCAAATCACCACGCGTACGCCTAACAGACGTGGCCCTTTCGCCGCCCAGTCACGGCTGGAGCCGGAGCCATACTCTTTCCCGGCGATCACCGCCAGCGGGACGCCCTGCTGCTGCCAGATCATGGCGGCGTCATAGATCGACATCGGTTCGCCATCCGGCCCGACGCGCGTCATGCCCCCTTCCACGCCGGGCACCATTTCGTTGCGGATGCGGATATTGGCGAAGGTGCCGCGCATCATCACTTCGTGGTTACCGCGTCGCGAACCGTAGGAGTTAAAGTCGCCGCGCTCTACGCCGCGCTCCAGCAGATAGCGCCCGGCCGGGCTTTCCGCCTTGATGCTGCCTGCGGGCGAAATATGGTCGGTGGTGACCGAATCCCCCAGCATTGCCAGAATGCGTGCGCCTTTAATGTCTTCTACCGGTCGCGGCGTTTTCTCCATATCGTCGAAGAAAGGCGACAGACGAATATAGGTTGAGCCCTCATCCCAGTTATAGGTCGCCGCTTCGCTGACGCTGATCTGCTGCCACTCCGGCGTGCCGTCGAACACCTCGGCGTACTCTTTATTGAACATATCGCTGGAGACCTGCTGCACTGCCGCAGTGATCTCATCCGGCGTCGGCCAGATATCGCGCAGATAAACCGGTTTGCCGGTCTTGTCTTCGCCGATCGGATCGTCCTGCAGATTAATATTCATATTGCCCGCCAGCGCGTAGGCGACCACCAGCGGCGGCGAAGCGAGCCAGTTGGTTTTAATCAAAGGATGAATACGGCCTTCAAAGTTACGGTTGCCCGACAACACCGCGCCCACGGTCAGATCGCCTTCTTTAATCGCGCCTTCGATATTTTCCGGCAGCGGGCCGGAGTTGCCGATACAGGTGGCGCAGCCATAGCCCACCAGGTTAAAGCCGAGCTTATCGAGATAAGGCGTCAGGCGCGCCGTCGCCAGATAATCGGAAACCACTTTCGATCCCGGCGCCAGCGAAGCTTTCACCCACGGCTTGCGCTGCAGTCCCAGCGTCACGGCTTTTTTCGCCAGCAGGCCCGCGGCCATCAGCACGCTGGGGTTGGACGTGTTGGTACAAGAGGTGATGGCGGCGATCGCTACCGCGCCGTCACTCAGCTCATATTCATTTTCGCCGTCGCGGTAGACTACCGGATGATGTTCTTTCTGCGCATGGTTCAGCTCCAGCTCATGGCTCTGCTGGAACGCCTGCGGCACAGCCGCCAGCGATACACGATCCTGCGGGCGTTTCGGGCCAGCTAAACTCGCTTCCACCTCGTGCATATCAAGCGCCAGCGTGCTGGTGAAAACCGGCTCTTCGCCAGGCTCGCGCCACAGCCCCTGCGCTTTCGTGTAGGCTTCAACCAGTGCTACCTGTTCTGTGCTGCGACCGGTGAGCTTCATATAGCCCAGCGTGACGTTATCGACAGGAAAAAAGCCGCAGGTCGCACCATACTCCGGCGCCATATTAGCGATGGTGGCGCGATCCGCCAACGGCAGATCGTCAAGGCCGTCGCCGTAAAACTCAACGAATTTACCGACAACGCCATGTTTACGCAGCATCTGCGTAACGGTCAGCACCAGGTCGGTAGCGGTAATGCCCGGACGCAGCTTGCCGGTCAGCTTAAAGCCCACCACATCCGGGATCAGCATCGATACCGGTTGACCCAACATGGCGGCCTCCGCCTCAATGCCGCCTACGCCCCACCCCAGCACGCCGAGGCCGTTGATCATCGTGGTATGGGAATCGGTGCCAACCAGCGTATCGGGATAAGCGATCTGTCTGCCGTCCTGCTCTTCATGCCAGACAGCCTTACCCAAATATTCAAGGTTAACCTGATGGCAGATGCCGGTGCCGGGCGGCACGACGCGGAACTTGTCGAAGGCTTTTTGCCCCCAACGCAGGAAAACGTAACGCTCGTGGTTGCGCTCCATCTCAAGACGGACGTTTTCGCCAAACGCATCGTCGTCGCCAAAGCGATCAACGGTGACAGAGTGGTCGATTACCAGATCCACCGGCGAAAGCGGATTCACGCGCGACACATCGCCGCCGAGACGTTTAACCGCCTCGCGCATCGCCGCCAAATCCACGACCGCCGGCACACCGGTAAAATCCTGCATCAGTACGCGCGCGGGACGATAGGCGATCTCGCGATCGGCATGGGCGGTTTTCTGCCAGTCGGCCAGCGTCTGAATATCTTCGGCGGTAACAGAGCTTTCATCCTGCCAGCGCAGCAGGTTTTCCAGCAAAACTTTCAGGGATTTCGGTAAGCGGGAGAGATCGCCTAACTGCTGAGCGGCACGCGGAAGACTAAAGAAATGGTAGCGTTGACCATTCACATCCAACGTATCCAGGCTCTTATCTCGCAGGGATAACGACATAGCTCCTCCTTTTTATAATGATCTTAATAACCCGAGGGATGACAAGGTCTGTGTTAAAGATAGTACAAACTCAAGTTAACGTTTTGATAACAACACGAATTGACACGTCGGGAAGGAAAAGCGCACGGGCGGAAAAGCAAAACGCCCCGCTGTAGACAGACGGGGCGCCGAATCGAAAATCACGGTGAGAGAGGTTATTGCATGAACAGCCAGGCGGCAGTCACCCACACCAACAGTGAATAGGCAGAAGCGCTAAAAAACGAGAACATTGAAATATTCATTAGACACCCTCTCAGGTCGATTTCCGACCACCAGACAGAGAACACCGAATCTATTTAACGCTCTAAATAGATTCTACCGAATGCTGTGATTGTTTAAATTTATCAGGCGGTATAAAGACGCCCCGATCGCGCTGGCGATAAACAGGAAGGAAAAATGAATAGTTATTTTTGATTGCTGTGTTAATGCGAATAATTATGATTTATTTATTTTTGTTATCGAGCATTAATTCAATAAAACTGCGCTGAGCATCGTTAAGACTCCACTCTTCCGGAATCATCACTTTTTCCTGCGGCTTAGGTGGGCAGCCGCCCGTTTTTAATTTGCGGACCGGCTGCGCTTTGATACGCAATGCTTGTTCCCACATAATTAACTCCACATCTGCCAAACCAGTAAGGCGACAACTATCCAAAACAGGCCGGAAGCAGCAAACACTGCAAGCCAAGCTTTACGACGAATGCTCATGCCGTTGCGGGCTGTGTTGGTAGAATTGTCCTGAACGCCAGGTTGTACTGATATTCTCATAGCCATAGTTTTTGATAATCACTCTCAATAAAATGATTGTTAACACCAATCAGCTTTTAGGAGAAATCCTAAACATTTTAAGACCAAAAATCCAGCTATTTTTCTTGCATTCAACGATTAGTACTATTTATCGTTGATATAAATTCCTATCAGCAAAACTTAACTAACCCACCCGTTTTTAATCTTTACTTAACTCAAATAACGTTACGAAATCGGCTAACCGGTCCAATTAATACCTGATAAAACATTTCCGAACTGCCTGTCGTCTACGGTTGCGGCTTGGTTTAACTTGAGTATGAGAATAGTCCTGGCAGTGTGCAAAAACGCCTGTACAAAAATGTGTACTGTTTCGCATTTAATTAATAACAATAAAAAAACATGTGATGAATGTTTCATTTACAGAAAAATGATCCTAAAGATTCTGAAATCTGTGCAATCAGTTGGTATTAAAGAAAAAAGGCCGCGAAGGCGGCCTTATTCCCTGTTAATTTCTGGGGTTTAATTATTTATAGGGCAGGCGAATATCTTTAAACATCGCTTCAATATCTTCGTTAGAGCGCAAAGCGACGGCGGCATCTACTACGTCGCGGGTCAGATGCGGCGCAAAACGCTGAATAAAATCATACATATAGCTGCGTAAAAAGGTGCTGCGCCTGAAGCCGATTTTCGTTGTGCTGTTGGTGAAGATTTCAGAGGCTTCAATACGCACCAGGTCGGGATCGGAGACCGGATCGACCGCCATGCTGGCGATAACGCCTACGCCCAGCCCCAGCCGTACATAGGTTTTAATCACGTCGGCATCGGTCGCGGTGAAGACGATGCGCGGCGACAGTCCTGCCCGATTAAAGGCAGTATCCAGCTCAGAACGCCCGGTAAAGCCGAAGGTATAGGTGACCAGCGGATATTCCGCCAGTTCCTCAATGGTGACATTGCTTTTCCCCGCTAACGGATGATCGGGCGTGACGACAATCGCCCGGTTCCAGTGGTAGCAAGGCAACATAATTAAATCATCATAAAGATGCAGCGCTTCGGTGGCGATGGCGAAATCGGCGTTCCCTTTTGAGACTGCCTCCGCGATCTGCGTCGGCGAGCCCTGATGCATATGCAGCGAGACACGCGGATAGCGTTCGATAAAGCCTTTAATCACGCCCGGCAAAGCGTAACGCGCCTGCGTATGGGTGGTCGCGACATAAAGCGAGCCTTTATCCGGCCAGGTGTGTTCGCCAGCGACGGATTTAATCGCATCCACTTTTGACAGCACTTCACGCGCGATCCGAATAATTTCTTCGCCAGCTGGCGTGACCTGCGTCAGATGTTTGCCGCTGCGGGCAAAAATCTGAATGCCCAGCTCATCTTCCAGCATGCGCACCTGCTTGCTGATACCCGGCTGCGAGGTGTACAGCCCTTCGGCGGTAGAAGAAACGTTCAGATTGTGATTAACCACTTCCACGATGTAACGCAGCTGCTGCAATTTCATAGTTATTCATCCCGAGATAACGCCACGCGCTGAACCCGCGCGCAATCAGGGGAAACGCCTCTAAGCAAAGGCGCCGCGGACGGGTATAGCACCAGGAAAATTCAGAAGGTAAAGCTATAACAACTATAACATTTTCGTGTCTGATGTATAGCTTTTAGCTATAAGGCAGTAAAAGAAAAGGCCAGTCGATGACTGGCCTTGTGAAGCGGGACGCTTATTTTTCCGTGACGCGCCATTCGCCGTCGACATAGAAGGCGGACCAGCCGGTGGCCTTTCCCTCCTTCTCGGAGCTGACGTACTGCTGCTTCGTCTTACGACTGAAGCGCACCAGCGTCTTATTGCCCTGATCGTCTGTTGCTGGCGCATCGGCTAAATAGCGCAGCTTTTCCGGCAGGCGATCGCGGAAGCGTTGCAGCTCCTCGACCAGCGGCGCGCGGGTTTCACGCGATTTCGGGAAGGTGTTGGCGGCCAGGAATACCCCAGCGGCGCCGTCACGCAGCACGAAGTAAGCATCCGATTTTTCGCACTGCAATTCAGGCAGCGGCACCGGATCTTCTTTCGGCGGCGCCACCTCGCCGTTACGCAAGATTTTGCGAGTATTTTTACACTCGTCGTTGGTGCAGGCCATATATTTGCCGAAGCGCCCCATTTTCAGGTGCATTTCAGAGCCGCATTTTTCGCACTCAACGATCGGGCCGTCATACCCTTTGATGCGGAATTCGCCCTGTTCGATCTCATAGCCGTCGCAGCTGGGGTTGTTACCACAGACATGCAGTTTGCGCTGGTTATCGATCAAATAGCTGTCCATCGCCGTGCCGCATTTCTGGCAGCGACGACGGGCGCGCAGCGCGTTAGTTTCCGCATCGTCCCCCTCCAGAATATTCAGAACCTCGTTTTCCGGGATCAGGTTGATGGTCTGTTTGCAGCGCTCTTTCGGCGGCAGCGCATAGCCGGAACAGCCGAGGAACACCCCGGTGCTGGCGGTACGGATGCCCATTTTGCGGCCGCAGGTCGGACAGTCAATGGAGGTCAGCACCATCGGGTTCGGCTGCATGCCGCCCTCTTCAGGATCTTTCTCCGCCTGCTCCAGCTGCTTGCTGAAATCGGCAAAGAAGTGATCCAGCACCGCTTTCCATTCGGCCTGGTCGTTCGCTACCTGGTCAAGACTGTCTTCCATATGCGCGGTGAAATCGTAATTCATCAGCTCGCGAAAGTTCTCTTCCAGACGGTCGGTGACGATCTCGCCCATTTTTTCCGCATAGAAACGGCGGCTTTCCACGCGCACATAGCCGCGATCCTGAATGGTGGAAATAATCGAGGCGTAGGTCGACGGACGGCCAATGCCGCGTTTTTCCAGTTCGCGCACCAGCGAGGCTTCGCTAAAGCGCGCCGG includes:
- the pgpB gene encoding phosphatidylglycerophosphatase B; this encodes MLEIAKRTALGALLLSVMPLLIWLSGWQWQPGASGPGLRFLFWMTETVTRPWGILTSAILCAWFLWCLRFRLKPALFLLAIMITAIVAGQYTKSWIKTLVQEPRPYVLWLEKTHGVPGDRFYQLDRQARGQMVERLVADDNHIPLWLKRHWAFETGFAFPSGHTMFAASWALLGVGLLWPRRHRKTVALLMIWAAAVMGSRVLLGMHWPRDLLVATWISWLLVTLATWLAQRLCGPLTIPPDEHQEIAQREEEKKS
- a CDS encoding YmiA family putative membrane protein, with translation MAMRISVQPGVQDNSTNTARNGMSIRRKAWLAVFAASGLFWIVVALLVWQMWS
- the cysB gene encoding HTH-type transcriptional regulator CysB, coding for MKLQQLRYIVEVVNHNLNVSSTAEGLYTSQPGISKQVRMLEDELGIQIFARSGKHLTQVTPAGEEIIRIAREVLSKVDAIKSVAGEHTWPDKGSLYVATTHTQARYALPGVIKGFIERYPRVSLHMHQGSPTQIAEAVSKGNADFAIATEALHLYDDLIMLPCYHWNRAIVVTPDHPLAGKSNVTIEELAEYPLVTYTFGFTGRSELDTAFNRAGLSPRIVFTATDADVIKTYVRLGLGVGVIASMAVDPVSDPDLVRIEASEIFTNSTTKIGFRRSTFLRSYMYDFIQRFAPHLTRDVVDAAVALRSNEDIEAMFKDIRLPYK
- the acnA gene encoding aconitate hydratase AcnA, which gives rise to MSLSLRDKSLDTLDVNGQRYHFFSLPRAAQQLGDLSRLPKSLKVLLENLLRWQDESSVTAEDIQTLADWQKTAHADREIAYRPARVLMQDFTGVPAVVDLAAMREAVKRLGGDVSRVNPLSPVDLVIDHSVTVDRFGDDDAFGENVRLEMERNHERYVFLRWGQKAFDKFRVVPPGTGICHQVNLEYLGKAVWHEEQDGRQIAYPDTLVGTDSHTTMINGLGVLGWGVGGIEAEAAMLGQPVSMLIPDVVGFKLTGKLRPGITATDLVLTVTQMLRKHGVVGKFVEFYGDGLDDLPLADRATIANMAPEYGATCGFFPVDNVTLGYMKLTGRSTEQVALVEAYTKAQGLWREPGEEPVFTSTLALDMHEVEASLAGPKRPQDRVSLAAVPQAFQQSHELELNHAQKEHHPVVYRDGENEYELSDGAVAIAAITSCTNTSNPSVLMAAGLLAKKAVTLGLQRKPWVKASLAPGSKVVSDYLATARLTPYLDKLGFNLVGYGCATCIGNSGPLPENIEGAIKEGDLTVGAVLSGNRNFEGRIHPLIKTNWLASPPLVVAYALAGNMNINLQDDPIGEDKTGKPVYLRDIWPTPDEITAAVQQVSSDMFNKEYAEVFDGTPEWQQISVSEAATYNWDEGSTYIRLSPFFDDMEKTPRPVEDIKGARILAMLGDSVTTDHISPAGSIKAESPAGRYLLERGVERGDFNSYGSRRGNHEVMMRGTFANIRIRNEMVPGVEGGMTRVGPDGEPMSIYDAAMIWQQQGVPLAVIAGKEYGSGSSRDWAAKGPRLLGVRVVICESFERIHRSNLIGMGILPLEFPQGVTRKTLQLTGDELIDVENLADLTPGGTVKVTLTRPDGRQEVLETRCRIDTGNELTYYQHDGILHYVIRNMLN
- the ribA gene encoding GTP cyclohydrolase II, with translation MQLKRVAEAKLPTPWGDFLMVGFEELATGHDHVALVFGDISGSEAVLARVHSECLTGDALFSLRCDCGFQLEAALNAIAEQGRGVLLYHRQEGRNIGLLNKIRAYALQDKGYDTVEANHHLGFAADERDFTLCADMFKLLGVDEVRLLTNNPRKVEILSEAGINIVERVPLIVGRNPENAHYLDTKAEKMGHLLPKS